A DNA window from Camelina sativa cultivar DH55 chromosome 13, Cs, whole genome shotgun sequence contains the following coding sequences:
- the LOC104734352 gene encoding uncharacterized protein LOC104734352, whose product MVSHEENTSIVEWFLGPHPYTYPPYGIEMIHDDDDEVANHHQHHQSGEYYRDYEDRRRSDVDNDEIIARTLQDELLQLEIAESNDYSHQQQQQHQQEGYTNNYSNNNNEYAWNDQSAVDYSSEWVGNDNDQDGRSDDSVNVFSCSSPSDTDEYVYSWESDQCDADGEFGRRLNQMVPIPYIPKINGEIPPEEEAVSDHERLRNRLEMFDFTEVKVPGDGNCQFRALADQLYKTADRHKHVRRQIVKQLKSRPDSYQGYVPMDFSEYLKKMSRSGEWGDHVTLQAAADAYRVKIVVVTSFKDTCYIEILPTSQESKGVIFLSFWAEVHYNAIYLNRDTSETELQRKRKWWRFGN is encoded by the exons ATGGTTTCACATGAAGAGAACACAAGTATTGTCGAATGGTTTCTTGGTCCACATCCATACACGTATCCTCCTTATGGTATTGAGATGATtcatgatgacgatgatgaagtagctaatcatcatcaacaccacCAGAGCGGTGAGTATTACAGAGATTATGAAGATCGTCGTAGAAGTGATGTAGATAATGATGAGATCATTGCAAGAACTCTCCAAGACGAACTTTTGCAGCTTGAAATCGCTGAAAGTAATGATTATtcccatcaacaacaacaacaacatcagcaAGAAGGTTATACTAACAACTATAGTAATAACAACAACGAATATGCTTGGAATGATCAGTCTGCTGTGGATTATTCTTCAG AATGGGTAGGAAATGATAATGATCAAGATGGGAGGAGTGATGATTCGGTAAATGTCTTTTCGTGTTCAAGCCCGAGTGACACGGATGAATATGTGTACTCATGGGAATCTGATCAATGTGATGCTGATGGTGAATTTGGCAGGAGACTGAATCAAATGGTTCCCATTCCG taCATACCGAAAATAAATGGTGAAATTCctccagaagaagaagcagtttcAGATCATGAGAGACTTCGGAATAG GTTAGAGATGTTTGACTTCACTGAGGTTAAGGTTCCAGGAGATGGTAATTGCCAG TTCCGTGCTTTAGCTGATCAACTATACAAAACCGCAGACCGCCATAAACATGTTAGACGACAAATAGTAAAACAG CTCAAATCTCGTCCAGATTCTTATCAAGGATATGTTCCTATGGACTTCTCTGAGTACCTAAAAAAGATGTCTCG gAGCGGTGAGTGGGGTGATCATGTGACATTACAGGCAGCTGCAGATGCG TATCGGGTGAAAATAGTAGTCGTAACATCGTTCAAAGATACATGTTACATCGAAATTCTTCCTACCTCCCAAGAATCCAAAGGAG TAATCTTCTTGAGCTTCTGGGCAGAGGTTCACTACAACGCCATCTACTTAAACAGAG ATACATCTGAAACAGAGctacagaggaagagaaaatgGTGGCGTTTCGGAAACTAG
- the LOC104734353 gene encoding cell division control protein 48 homolog E, translated as MSNKPESSDSKPKKEDFSTKILERKKSPNRLVVDEAINDDNSVVSLHPATMEKLQLFRGDTILIKGKKRKDTVCIALADETCEEPKIRMNKVVRSNLRVRLGDVISVHQCPDVKYGNRVHILPVDDTVEAVTGNLFDAFLKPYFLEAYRPVRKGDLFLVRGGMRSVEFKVIETDPAEYCVVAPDTEIFCEGEPVKREDEERLDEVGYDDVGGVRKQMAQIRELVELPLRHPQLFKSIGVKPPKGILLYGPPGSGKTLIARAVANETGAFFFCINGPEIMSKLAGESESNLRKAFEEAEKNAPSIIFIDEIDSIAPKRDKTNGEVERRIVSQLLTLMDGLKSRAHVIVMGATNRPNSIDPALRRFGRFDREIDIGVPDEIGRLEVLRIHTKNMKLAEDVDLERISKDTHGYVGADLAALCTEAALQCIREKMDVIDLEDDSIDAEILNSMAVSNEHFHTALGNSNPSALRETVVEVPNVSWEDIGGLENVKRELQETVQYPVEHPEKFEKFGMSPSKGVLFYGPPGCGKTLLAKAIANECQANFISVKGPELLTMWFGESEANVREIFDKARQSAPCVLFFDELDSIATQRGNSVGDAGGAADRVLNQLLTEMDGMNAKKTVFIIGATNRPDIIDPALLRPGRLDQLIYIPLPDEDSRLNIFKACLRKSPVAKDVDVTALAKYTQGFSGADITEICQRACKYAIRENIEKDIERERRRSANPEAMEEDMVDDEVSEIRAAHFEESMKYARRSVSDADIRKYQAFAQTLQQSRGFGSEFRFDSTAAGRTTGTAAADPFATSAAAADDDDLYS; from the exons ATGTCTAACAAACCAGAATCTTCCGACTC GAAACCTAAGAAGGAGGATTTCAGTACTAAGATTCTCGAGAGGAAGAAGTCTCCCAACCGACTTGTTGTTGATGAAGCTATTAATGATGACAACTCTGTCGTCTCGCTTCACCCTGCCACCATGGAAAAGCTCCAGCTTTTCCGAGGCGATACAATTCTCATCaag GGTAAGAAGAGGAAGGACACTGTGTGCATTGCCCTTGCTGATGAAACATGTGAGGAACCCAAGATCAGAATGAATAAGGTTGTAAGGTCTAACTTGAGGGTTAGGCTGGGAGATGTTATTTCTGTTCACCAATGCCCTGATGTCAAGTATGGAAACCGTGTCCACATATTGCCGGTTGATGATACTGTTGAAGCGGTTACTGGAAACCTTTTTGATGCTTTCCTTAAAC cTTACTTCCTGGAGGCTTACCGCCCAGTGAGGAAGGGAGATCTTTTCCTAGTAAGAGGAGGAATGAGGAGTGTGGAGTTCAAAGTCATCGAGACTGATCCTGCTGAGTACTGTGTGGTTGCTCCAGATACAGAGATCTTCTGTGAGGGTGAACCAGTTAAGAGGGAGGACGAAGAAAGGCTTGATGAGGTTGGTTATGACGATGTTGGTGGTGTCAGGAAACAAATGGCTCAGATTAGGGAATTGGTTGAACTTCCCTTGAGGCATCCACAACTCTTTAAATCAATTGGTGTGAAGCCACCAAAGGGTATTCTGCTATATGGACCTCCTGGATCCGGGAAGACTCTTATTGCCCGTGCTGTGGCTAATGAAACCGGAGCGTTTTTCTTCTGTATCAATGGACCGGAAATCATGTCGAAGCTGGCTGGTGAGAGTGAGAGCAACCTCAGAAAAGCATTTGAGGAGGCTGAGAAGAATGCCCCTTCTATCATATTCATTGATGAGATTGACTCTATCGCACCAAAAAGAGACAAGACAAATGGAGAGGTTGAGAGGAGGATTGTCTCTCAGCTCCTGACGCTTATGGATGGTCTGAAATCCCGTGCCCATGTTATTGTTATGGGAGCAACAAATCGCCCCAACAGTATTGATCCAGCTTTGAGAAGGTTTGGAAGGTTCGACAGGGAAATTGATATCGGTGTTCCCGATGAAATTGGACGTCTTGAAGTTCTTAGGATCCACACGAAGAACATGAAGCTAGCTGAAGAT gTGGATCTAGAAAGAATCTCCAAGGACACACATGGATATGTTGGAGCTGATCTTGCAGCTCTATGTACTGAAGCTGCCCTTCAATGTATCAGAGAGAAGATGGATGTGATTGACTTGGAAGATGACTCTATTGATGCCGAAATCCTCAATTCCATGGCGGTGTCTAATGAACACTTCCACACCGCTCTTGGAAACAGCAACCCATCCGCACTTCGCGAAACT GTTGTTGAGGTTCCAAATGTCTCCTGGGAGGATATTGGAGGTCTTGAGAATGTTAAGAGAGAGCTTCAGGAg ACTGTTCAATACCCTGTGGAGCATCCAGAGAAGTTCGAGAAGTTTGGAATGTCTCCATCAAAGGGAGTTCTTTTCTACGGCCCTCCTGGATGTGGGAAAACCCTTTTAGCCAAAGCTATAGCAAACGAGTGCCAAGCAAACTTCATCAGTGTCAAGGGACCCGAGCTTCTCACAATGTGGTTTGGAGAAAGTGAAGCCAACGTCCGTGAAATATTTGACAAGGCTCGTCAATCTGCTccttgtgttctgtttttcgATGAGCTAGACTCTATTGCTACTCAGAGAGGAAACAGCGTGGGTGATGCAGGCGGTGCAGCTGATAGAGTGTTGAATCAGCTTCTGACAGAAATGGATGGAATGAACGCAAAGAAGACGGTGTTCATTATTGGAGCAACTAACAGACCTGATATCATCGATCCAGCTCTTCTTCGACCTGGAAGACTCGACCAGCTTATCTACATTCCCCTGCCTGATGAAGATTCACGTCTCAATATATTCAAGGCCTGCTTGAGAAAATCTCCTGTTGCTAAAGATGTAGATGTGACTGCACTTGCTAAGTACACCCAGGGATTCAGTGGTGCTGATATCACTGAGATCTGCCAGAGAGCTTGCAAGTACGCCATCAGAGAAAACATCGAAAAG GATATTGAGAGAGAGCGTAGAAGGAGCGCGAATCCAGAAGCAATGGAGgaagatatggtggatgatgaagTATCAGAGATTAGAGCTGCTCATTTCGAAGAGTCCATGAAATACGCAAGGAGAAGTGTGAGTGATGCTGATATTCGCAAGTACCAAGCTTTTGCTCAGACGCTGCAGCAATCGAGAGGGTTTGGATCTGAGTTCAGGTTTGACTCAACCGCTGCCGGACGCACAACTGGTACTGCAGCCGCTGATCCCTTTGCCACTTCTGCAGCTGCAGCTGATGACGACGATCTCTACAGTTAG
- the LOC109128309 gene encoding uncharacterized protein LOC109128309 has protein sequence MSNLARLEILALDVSGKNYMTWASDARMHLRSDGLLSTIDPSKTTSDEDKAKAMVFLRHHLHDNLKNEYITKEDPVDLWQSLKDRFDHQKYVILPKARNEWLNLRFLDYKSVGEFNSAMFGITSKMALCGEEVSDYDMIKNALNFSSWKSPLPEVNVASSSYNNWQGRGRRRGRGRGRGRGRGGGCGRGRGRGHYPNSFNAGKANNDLHVNDVSRVIKKKDESICYRCGMKVIDFLVNQESGKSCD, from the exons ATGTCAAATCTCGCCAGACTCGAAATCCTTGCCCTTGATGTAtctggaaaaaattatatgacatgggCATCGGATGCACGAATGCATCTGAGATCGGATGGGCTTTTAAGCACCATCGATCCGTCGAAAACGACGTCAGATGAGGATAAGGCCAAAGCCATGGTGTTTTTACGCCACCACCTCCACGATAATCTGAAAAATGAGTACATCACGAAAGAAGATCCTGTAGATCTTTGGCAATCACTCAAAGATAGGTTTGATCACCAGAAATATGTGATCTTACCAAAGGCTAGAAATGAGTGGTTAAATCTCCGGTTTttggattacaaaagtgttgGTGAATTTAATTCCGCTATGTTCGGAATCACCTCCAAGATGGCTTTGTGTGGCGAAGAAGTGAGCGATTATGATATGATCAAAAACGCTCTCAACTTTTCATCCTGGAAAT CTCCACTTCCAGAAGTGAATGTTGCTTCATCCAGTTATAATAATTGGCAAGGACGAGGACGCAGACGCGGCCGAGGTCGTGgccgtggtcgtgggcgtggagGAGGTTGTGGCCGAGGTAGAGGAAGAGGTCACTATCCTAATAGCTTTAACGCTGGCAAAGCCAACAACGATCTTCATGTAAATGATGTCAGCCGcgttataaagaaaaaagatgagagTATTTGTTACAGATGCGGCATGAAGGTCATTG ATTTCCTCGTCAATCAAGAGAGTGGAAAATCATGCGATTAA